The Fulvivirga ligni genome window below encodes:
- a CDS encoding ribosomal maturation YjgA family protein translates to MIKFQFKYALLAIAIFLIEVVIALYVHDRIVRPYIGDYLVVMLIYCFLKSFLDVPATKLAIGVLLFSYFVEFMQYIGLVDILGLRGNRLAVIVIGVSFEWVDMLAYTLGVLTIIFIEHKRGTAKTA, encoded by the coding sequence ATGATCAAATTCCAATTTAAGTACGCTCTTCTCGCTATCGCCATTTTCCTTATTGAAGTAGTTATTGCCCTCTATGTACACGACAGGATTGTAAGACCATATATTGGTGATTATCTTGTGGTTATGCTTATTTATTGCTTTCTAAAATCATTCCTGGATGTACCAGCCACAAAGCTGGCCATCGGAGTACTACTATTTTCATATTTCGTAGAATTCATGCAGTATATTGGTTTAGTAGACATCTTAGGTTTAAGAGGTAATCGCCTGGCAGTAATTGTAATAGGCGTTTCTTTCGAATGGGTAGATATGCTTGCGTATACCTTGGGAGTTCTTACCATCATCTTCATTGAGCATAAAAGAGGCACTGCAAAAACTGCCTAG
- a CDS encoding alpha/beta hydrolase, giving the protein MKRKSLLIKIGIAALIIFAAMNIIAAIHAYKFTHFSTSGEVSAPKDNRTMDVKIKMLFTGIDLARPENDRLPETPYEVVHFDSYNHKLEGWYIPADSAIGTVIMFHGYIGNKSQLVKKAHILNQMKYNTLLIDFMGSGGSEGNHTSIGYYEAVQVKDAYDYLQANYPDDNLYLFGNSMGAAAIMKAMKDYDDLKPQALLLECPFGTMEETVNARFRSTRVPTFPMSKILLFWGGFINDYNSFKHNPADYAKEITTPTLLMYGENDVRVTQREIDQIYINLAGPKTKKIIPGSGHNIYVFEHEKEWTENMQLFLK; this is encoded by the coding sequence TTGAAAAGAAAGAGTTTACTTATAAAAATTGGGATTGCAGCCCTTATCATTTTCGCTGCTATGAATATCATAGCAGCTATTCATGCTTATAAGTTTACTCATTTTTCTACCTCGGGTGAAGTGTCTGCGCCAAAGGATAACCGCACCATGGACGTGAAAATTAAAATGCTTTTCACAGGTATAGACCTGGCCCGCCCGGAAAATGACCGTCTGCCAGAAACTCCATATGAAGTGGTTCATTTTGATAGCTATAATCACAAGCTAGAGGGCTGGTATATCCCTGCGGATAGTGCTATTGGCACTGTGATCATGTTTCATGGTTATATCGGCAATAAATCACAACTGGTGAAGAAAGCCCACATCCTCAACCAAATGAAATACAACACCTTGCTCATCGACTTCATGGGATCAGGTGGCTCCGAAGGCAATCACACCTCGATAGGCTATTATGAAGCAGTGCAGGTAAAAGATGCGTATGACTATTTACAAGCCAACTACCCTGACGATAATCTTTATTTATTTGGCAACTCCATGGGCGCTGCAGCCATTATGAAGGCCATGAAGGATTATGATGACCTTAAGCCTCAGGCACTTTTACTAGAATGTCCTTTTGGCACCATGGAAGAAACGGTAAATGCCAGATTTAGAAGCACCAGAGTACCAACATTTCCCATGTCTAAAATTCTATTGTTTTGGGGCGGATTTATTAATGACTACAATAGCTTCAAACACAATCCTGCAGATTACGCTAAGGAAATAACCACGCCTACCCTGCTTATGTATGGCGAAAATGATGTACGAGTAACACAAAGAGAAATTGATCAGATTTACATTAACTTAGCGGGGCCCAAAACAAAAAAGATAATTCCGGGCTCTGGTCACAATATTTATGTCTTTGAGCATGAAAAAGAATGGACCGAAAACATGCAGTTGTTTTTGAAGTAG
- a CDS encoding GOLPH3/VPS74 family protein, translating to MYLNLLDQLTLLALDDDKGNFVSDSIALPYALAGGVMMELALKEKIGLHNDRVVVKDSSSTSDIMLDKHLDIIIASNKEKKLRYWVNNFGSSFKRLKYESLDKLIDLNILERKEGKILWIIPTTHYPTQNQQPENEIRRRLASIMTHQLKPNAEDVMLLGLVSASGLIKEVFGKENRRAYKKEIKQLLESDKMGQVTSQAIQEINESIATIIAVVATTAAVTASTAS from the coding sequence ATGTACTTGAATTTATTAGATCAGCTTACACTTCTGGCATTGGATGATGATAAAGGAAACTTTGTATCAGACTCTATTGCATTACCATATGCGCTTGCTGGCGGGGTGATGATGGAACTTGCTTTGAAAGAGAAAATTGGTCTTCACAATGATCGGGTGGTGGTAAAAGACTCATCCTCAACCAGTGATATTATGCTAGACAAGCATCTCGACATCATTATCGCCTCGAATAAAGAGAAAAAGCTGCGTTATTGGGTAAACAACTTTGGCTCATCATTTAAAAGACTAAAATACGAGAGCTTAGATAAACTCATTGATTTAAACATACTAGAAAGAAAAGAGGGCAAGATCCTTTGGATAATCCCTACTACCCACTACCCTACTCAGAATCAACAACCTGAAAATGAAATAAGACGGAGGTTGGCAAGCATAATGACACATCAGTTGAAACCAAATGCCGAGGATGTTATGTTACTCGGATTAGTAAGTGCCAGTGGGCTGATCAAGGAAGTTTTTGGTAAGGAAAATAGACGAGCCTACAAGAAAGAGATCAAGCAGCTGCTAGAGAGCGACAAAATGGGTCAGGTTACCAGCCAAGCTATCCAGGAGATTAATGAATCCATTGCCACCATAATAGCTGTAGTGGCCACCACAGCGGCTGTTACGGCAAGCACAGCAAGTTAA
- a CDS encoding VOC family protein produces MLGLRTTIYKVPDIAKGKEWYCKAFKAVPYFDQPFYVGFNIGGFELGVMPYEGEVIPGNSVATYWGVIDIQAQYDRLISLGATAYEAPENVGGELMTATVKDPWGNLIGLIYNPDFKIGSNIE; encoded by the coding sequence ATGTTAGGATTAAGAACCACAATTTATAAAGTACCAGACATAGCCAAGGGCAAAGAATGGTATTGCAAGGCGTTTAAAGCAGTGCCTTATTTTGATCAACCATTCTATGTAGGTTTCAACATTGGTGGATTTGAGCTGGGTGTAATGCCTTATGAAGGTGAAGTGATTCCTGGTAATAGTGTGGCCACTTATTGGGGTGTTATTGACATTCAAGCTCAATATGACCGACTTATCAGCCTGGGTGCCACTGCTTATGAAGCACCGGAAAATGTGGGTGGAGAACTTATGACTGCTACGGTAAAAGATCCGTGGGGAAACCTTATAGGCTTAATATATAACCCTGATTTTAAGATTGGTAGCAATATAGAATAG
- a CDS encoding ArsR/SmtB family transcription factor — MRRDVFQAIADPTRREIIHILSKAPLTPNDVAERFDISRPAISKHIKILHECALISIEQRGRQRICKARPEKLKQVSDWVAQYSAFWDEKLNALGRFLDENKD, encoded by the coding sequence ATGAGGAGAGATGTATTTCAGGCCATTGCCGACCCTACCAGGCGGGAGATCATTCATATTTTGTCAAAGGCTCCGCTCACACCGAATGATGTGGCAGAACGATTTGATATTAGCAGGCCTGCCATTTCCAAACATATTAAAATACTGCATGAATGTGCGCTAATTTCAATAGAGCAAAGGGGCCGGCAACGCATTTGTAAGGCCCGACCGGAAAAGCTAAAGCAGGTGTCTGACTGGGTGGCCCAATACAGTGCTTTCTGGGACGAGAAGTTAAATGCCCTGGGTAGATTTTTAGATGAAAATAAAGACTAA
- a CDS encoding SRPBCC family protein, whose protein sequence is MSETIVKEQTYNAPVERVWKAITDKDQMKQWYFDLAEFRPEVGFEFEFLGKGHKGESYLHKCKIVEVIPLKKLKHTWTYENYEGVSYVTFELLADGDQTTVRLTHEGLESFPQDNPDFAVESFNGGWTQLISTLLKDFVEKG, encoded by the coding sequence ATGAGCGAAACAATTGTTAAAGAGCAAACTTATAATGCTCCGGTGGAGCGGGTTTGGAAGGCGATCACAGATAAAGATCAAATGAAGCAATGGTATTTTGATCTGGCCGAATTTAGACCTGAAGTAGGTTTTGAGTTTGAATTTCTGGGTAAAGGACACAAGGGCGAGAGCTACCTGCACAAATGCAAGATCGTAGAAGTGATTCCTTTAAAGAAGTTGAAACATACCTGGACGTATGAGAACTACGAAGGTGTTTCTTATGTCACTTTTGAACTCCTTGCTGATGGCGATCAAACCACCGTTCGTCTCACTCATGAAGGTCTGGAGAGCTTCCCTCAGGATAATCCTGATTTTGCTGTTGAAAGCTTTAATGGTGGCTGGACTCAGCTCATAAGTACTTTACTTAAGGATTTTGTAGAAAAAGGCTGA
- a CDS encoding carbohydrate-binding family 9-like protein → MIIQKCCAVLYCSLCLSFCSLAQTDLPRSYNVVQTSTPIDIDGKADEQWSQATWSESFIDIEGQKTPKYDTRMKMLWDDQYLYIYAEMEEPHVWGDITKRDEIIFFNNDFEVFIDPDGDTHNYMEFEINALNTGWDLFLTKPYRNRPKVIDNWDIRGIKSAVDIKGTLNNPTDIDTGWSVEIAMPWSALGEAGYNLKAPAGKTWRINFSRVNWDYELVDGKYSRKKVDGKYLPEYNWVWTPQIAIDMHRPEMWGYIYFSKSNDDTF, encoded by the coding sequence ATGATTATTCAAAAATGCTGCGCAGTACTTTACTGCTCTTTGTGCCTGTCCTTCTGCTCTTTAGCTCAAACTGACTTACCCAGATCTTATAATGTTGTCCAGACATCTACACCCATTGATATAGATGGAAAAGCCGATGAACAATGGTCTCAGGCTACATGGTCAGAGTCTTTCATTGATATTGAAGGACAAAAAACTCCCAAGTATGACACCAGAATGAAGATGCTTTGGGATGACCAATATCTATACATTTATGCTGAAATGGAAGAGCCTCATGTCTGGGGAGATATCACCAAAAGAGATGAAATCATCTTCTTCAATAATGATTTTGAGGTGTTTATAGATCCTGATGGAGACACTCATAACTATATGGAGTTCGAAATCAATGCGTTGAATACTGGCTGGGACTTATTCCTGACCAAACCTTATCGTAACCGACCAAAAGTTATTGATAACTGGGACATCAGAGGAATAAAATCAGCGGTTGACATTAAGGGCACATTGAATAACCCAACGGATATCGATACCGGCTGGTCAGTAGAAATAGCCATGCCATGGTCAGCACTCGGTGAAGCCGGATATAACCTGAAAGCACCAGCAGGAAAGACCTGGAGAATAAACTTCTCACGGGTAAACTGGGATTATGAACTCGTTGATGGTAAATACTCAAGAAAAAAGGTAGATGGCAAATACTTACCTGAATACAATTGGGTTTGGACTCCGCAAATAGCTATAGACATGCATCGTCCTGAAATGTGGGGCTATATTTATTTCTCAAAAAGTAATGATGATACTTTTTAA
- a CDS encoding isoaspartyl peptidase/L-asparaginase family protein yields the protein MIKRRDFLGKAALGTVSLSALPTMAMKAESKKGAKKPVVISTWNHGVQANETAYPLLEKGGTALDAVEMGVRVVEADPKVMTVGLGGFPDREGKVTLDACIMDKHSNCGSVAFLQNIVHPISVARKVMEETPHIMLVGEGALQFAKSQGFKEENLLTPEAEKAYKKWLEESKYQPVINIENHDTISMLALDKNGDLAGSCTTSGAAWKMHGRVGDSPIIGAGLFLDNEVGGAAATGLGEAVIRTAGSAMVVELMRQGDSPYDACKKVTERIYQLYKRRDDLQYLQVGFIALSKTGEYAGYSLRKGFNYAFQEPGKNGLSDADFSMD from the coding sequence ATGATCAAAAGAAGAGACTTTTTAGGAAAAGCAGCATTAGGAACCGTTTCATTGAGTGCATTGCCCACCATGGCTATGAAGGCAGAGAGCAAGAAGGGAGCGAAAAAGCCAGTGGTAATCTCCACCTGGAATCACGGTGTTCAGGCTAATGAAACTGCTTACCCTCTATTAGAAAAAGGAGGCACAGCTTTAGATGCCGTGGAAATGGGCGTAAGAGTAGTAGAAGCAGACCCTAAAGTGATGACCGTAGGCCTGGGAGGCTTTCCCGATCGTGAAGGCAAAGTGACTCTGGATGCTTGTATCATGGATAAGCATAGCAATTGCGGATCAGTAGCTTTTTTACAGAATATAGTGCACCCGATATCCGTAGCCAGAAAGGTTATGGAAGAAACTCCCCACATTATGCTGGTAGGAGAGGGAGCGTTGCAGTTTGCTAAGAGTCAGGGATTTAAAGAGGAAAACCTATTAACACCTGAAGCAGAGAAGGCCTATAAAAAATGGCTTGAAGAGTCTAAATACCAACCAGTGATCAATATAGAAAACCACGATACCATCAGCATGTTAGCCCTAGATAAAAATGGTGACCTGGCAGGATCCTGCACCACCAGCGGAGCCGCCTGGAAAATGCACGGCAGAGTAGGGGATTCTCCAATTATCGGAGCAGGTTTGTTCCTGGATAATGAAGTGGGCGGAGCCGCAGCCACCGGTCTGGGAGAAGCAGTAATCCGCACAGCAGGCAGCGCCATGGTAGTAGAGTTGATGCGCCAGGGAGACTCACCTTATGATGCCTGTAAAAAAGTAACAGAAAGAATTTACCAACTCTACAAGCGCAGAGATGATTTACAGTATTTGCAAGTAGGCTTCATTGCCCTAAGCAAAACAGGAGAGTATGCTGGCTACAGCCTAAGAAAAGGCTTTAACTACGCCTTCCAGGAGCCAGGAAAGAATGGCTTGTCAGATGCTGATTTTTCTATGGATTAA
- a CDS encoding GIY-YIG nuclease family protein: MRVKGGYVYIVSNKSRTVLYIGVTSNLSARSWQHRHGEGSQFTKRYRCTDLVYFEFLPDIVSAIAREKQLKKWKRQWKFDLIRTINPDLRDLYDEVGDMK, translated from the coding sequence ATGAGAGTAAAAGGTGGTTATGTCTATATAGTGAGTAATAAAAGCAGAACCGTTTTGTACATTGGTGTAACATCTAACCTCTCCGCCAGATCATGGCAGCACAGGCATGGAGAAGGCTCACAATTTACCAAAAGATATAGATGCACCGACTTGGTCTACTTTGAATTTCTACCAGACATTGTATCGGCCATAGCCAGAGAGAAACAACTCAAAAAGTGGAAACGCCAATGGAAATTCGACTTGATAAGAACAATCAATCCTGACTTAAGAGATTTATATGATGAGGTTGGTGATATGAAGTGA
- a CDS encoding TerB family tellurite resistance protein, which yields MADKEKLYETLGELLFVIAKADGIIQNEERDSLNELLKNHAWASEIKWSFNYEESKQSSVEETYNKVINFCHSYGPTPEYNEFIDAMKFVAASSQGIDQDESEIINSFSSDLIERFQKDMDKLMG from the coding sequence ATGGCTGATAAAGAAAAACTTTACGAAACACTGGGTGAACTACTTTTTGTAATTGCCAAGGCTGACGGAATTATTCAAAATGAGGAGAGAGACTCTCTGAACGAACTTTTAAAAAACCATGCCTGGGCTTCTGAGATTAAATGGTCTTTTAACTACGAGGAGTCAAAGCAAAGCTCTGTAGAAGAAACTTATAATAAGGTGATTAACTTCTGCCACAGCTATGGACCTACTCCAGAATATAATGAATTCATTGACGCCATGAAGTTTGTAGCCGCTTCTTCACAAGGTATCGATCAGGACGAATCCGAAATTATCAATTCATTTTCCAGCGATCTTATTGAAAGATTTCAAAAGGATATGGATAAGTTGATGGGGTAA
- a CDS encoding GIY-YIG nuclease family protein: MKVKGGYVYIVSNKSRTVLYIGVTSNLASRSWQHKHVEGSQFTKRYKCTDLVYFEFLPDIVSAIAREKQLKKWKRQWKFDLIRTINTDLRDLYNEVGDMK, encoded by the coding sequence ATGAAAGTAAAAGGTGGTTATGTCTATATAGTGAGTAATAAAAGCAGAACCGTTCTGTACATTGGTGTAACATCCAACCTCGCCTCTAGGTCATGGCAGCATAAGCATGTAGAAGGCTCACAATTTACCAAAAGATACAAATGCACCGACTTGGTCTACTTTGAATTTCTACCAGACATTGTATCGGCCATAGCCAGAGAAAAACAACTCAAAAAATGGAAACGTCAATGGAAATTCGACTTGATAAGAACAATCAACACTGACTTAAGAGATTTATATAATGAGGTTGGGGATATGAAGTGA
- a CDS encoding family 43 glycosylhydrolase: MYYDSQRNISVFIMLLFLSFSSISFAQDRVEPAMSAKEIRKGLKSHDKALFIKEHWIRDPYIVLGPDDYYYLTGTTPAPNDPSEQSDPYNIGLGKESIVGNTVRLWRSKDLIDWEYLGTPFTLDDAYRKQKGLGSSEADWGAADKDVLWAPEIHWVGDRWALTHCPQGFSSLAFSAGKEVAGPWSHPMGEAFDGKHDPSLFQDDDGTWYALWKNTFIARLKSDFSGFDSEPVYIPPAGNRSDPNDANKTINRIGHEGATMRKIGGKYVSFGTAWSTDKGRKGSYNLYYCVADNVFGPYGPRKFVGRFLGHGTPFQTRDGKWWCTAFFNANIPPLSREGIENQDLSENAQTINQRGTTIVPLEVKVLDNGEIYIRAIDPAYAMPGPDENQKF; the protein is encoded by the coding sequence ATGTACTACGACTCCCAACGAAATATATCTGTTTTTATAATGCTGTTATTTCTCAGTTTTTCATCAATATCCTTTGCTCAAGATAGAGTAGAGCCAGCTATGTCGGCTAAGGAGATTAGGAAGGGGTTGAAATCTCATGATAAGGCCCTGTTTATTAAGGAGCATTGGATTCGTGATCCTTATATTGTGCTGGGGCCTGATGATTATTACTATCTTACAGGCACCACACCAGCACCCAACGACCCCAGTGAGCAATCAGATCCCTATAACATTGGTCTGGGTAAGGAGTCGATCGTGGGGAATACAGTACGGCTTTGGCGCAGTAAGGATTTGATTGATTGGGAATATCTGGGCACACCTTTTACTTTAGACGATGCTTACAGAAAACAGAAAGGCCTTGGATCATCAGAAGCCGATTGGGGTGCGGCAGATAAGGATGTTTTGTGGGCTCCTGAGATTCATTGGGTGGGAGATAGGTGGGCTTTAACCCATTGTCCGCAGGGCTTCAGCAGTCTGGCTTTTTCTGCTGGTAAGGAGGTGGCAGGTCCATGGAGCCACCCTATGGGAGAGGCCTTTGATGGAAAACATGATCCTTCACTCTTTCAGGATGATGATGGCACCTGGTATGCGCTCTGGAAAAACACTTTTATAGCCCGTCTGAAAAGTGATTTCTCTGGCTTTGACTCTGAGCCTGTTTATATTCCACCGGCAGGTAACAGGTCTGATCCTAATGATGCTAACAAAACGATCAATCGAATAGGTCATGAGGGAGCAACGATGCGTAAAATCGGAGGTAAATATGTTTCTTTTGGCACCGCCTGGTCTACAGATAAGGGGCGAAAGGGTTCTTACAATCTATATTATTGTGTAGCGGATAACGTATTTGGACCTTATGGTCCGAGGAAATTTGTGGGCAGATTTTTAGGGCATGGTACACCCTTTCAAACCCGTGATGGCAAATGGTGGTGCACGGCATTTTTCAATGCCAATATCCCTCCGTTGTCTAGGGAAGGTATTGAAAATCAGGATCTTTCAGAAAATGCGCAAACCATAAACCAACGTGGAACTACTATAGTACCGTTGGAGGTGAAAGTTTTGGATAACGGAGAGATCTATATCAGAGCAATTGATCCTGCCTATGCGATGCCTGGTCCGGATGAAAATCAAAAGTTTTGA
- a CDS encoding STM3941 family protein, whose protein sequence is MNDVIEIHSSKGKLSALLVGSLLFVIISVLMLVNASSFKSPIFQNEVLILVVGILGLVFFGFCTIFIVKAIFSQKIMLTVSESGIEDRSSGVSIGLIEWQDIVGIETRQIYSQKFVVLLTSQPDKYLDKANSAMKRKAMQANARLCGSPLAISSNSLKINHADLETMLHQKWENYRIGLDR, encoded by the coding sequence ATGAACGACGTCATCGAAATACATAGTAGTAAAGGCAAACTTTCTGCTCTGTTGGTAGGAAGTTTACTTTTCGTAATTATAAGTGTTCTCATGTTGGTTAATGCCAGCAGCTTTAAATCGCCAATATTTCAGAATGAAGTGCTGATCTTGGTAGTTGGGATTCTAGGACTAGTTTTCTTTGGTTTCTGTACTATTTTCATTGTAAAAGCCATATTTAGTCAAAAGATAATGCTTACTGTCAGTGAGTCCGGTATTGAAGATCGGTCTAGCGGGGTGAGCATAGGTTTAATAGAATGGCAGGACATTGTGGGCATTGAAACCCGTCAGATCTATTCTCAGAAGTTCGTGGTACTCTTGACGAGCCAGCCAGACAAATATTTGGACAAAGCGAATAGTGCCATGAAGCGGAAAGCAATGCAGGCCAATGCAAGGCTATGTGGATCTCCACTAGCTATCAGTTCCAACTCTTTAAAAATCAATCATGCCGATTTAGAAACTATGCTGCATCAAAAGTGGGAGAATTATCGAATAGGGTTAGATAGATAA
- a CDS encoding WG repeat-containing protein, whose translation MSPKHYLIPILLFAACKSAPENKAEEKGQYSETSSTIQKGDTLFAVSRTEFLEYGENIAFINQEGDTIIPFGSYAYFGTDTLVYYANVLEHPNDSTFGKPVGINAEGQVLFDLYLFDNGPDYFSEGLVRVQQNGKIGYANQLGEIVIPCKYAYAGPFEGGQASVTYEGQEYKDGDDHTRVESDSWFKIDKTGKKVE comes from the coding sequence ATGTCACCCAAACACTACCTCATTCCCATACTATTATTTGCCGCTTGTAAAAGTGCACCTGAAAACAAGGCCGAAGAAAAAGGACAATACTCAGAGACCTCATCTACTATCCAGAAAGGTGATACTCTATTTGCAGTAAGCCGCACGGAGTTTCTCGAATACGGCGAGAATATAGCTTTCATTAACCAAGAGGGCGATACGATTATTCCATTTGGTAGTTATGCCTATTTTGGCACTGACACGCTGGTTTATTATGCTAATGTCTTGGAACATCCTAACGACAGCACCTTTGGAAAGCCTGTTGGCATTAATGCGGAAGGACAGGTGCTCTTTGATCTCTATCTATTTGATAATGGCCCTGATTATTTCAGTGAAGGCCTCGTTAGGGTACAGCAGAATGGCAAAATAGGCTATGCCAATCAACTGGGGGAGATTGTTATTCCCTGTAAATATGCCTATGCAGGTCCATTTGAAGGCGGTCAGGCATCTGTGACCTACGAGGGGCAGGAGTATAAAGATGGTGATGATCATACCAGAGTAGAAAGTGACTCCTGGTTTAAGATTGATAAAACGGGCAAGAAAGTGGAGTAG
- a CDS encoding helix-turn-helix domain-containing protein, translating to MSPEILRVKTVSQYHKIKGLTSPDHPLISVIDFADIRNPEQAQNTTYIFDLYAVALKRGFKGKMKYGQQEYDFDEGVLSFIAPGQVFAFDVNLNTNLSGFLILFHPDFIWNTPLARTIKNFEFFNYSVNEALFLSDKEENTLKHIANTIKSEYSANIDDFSQQLIISQLESFLVYSDRYYHRQFLTRKRSSHAILDRMEEVLNDYLNGHQVMENGILTVTFLSDQLHVSASYLSRLLKTITGKSTQQHIHDKLIEVAKVKLSTTDMSIGEIAVELGFEHSQSFSKLFKSKTSYSPLEFRQSFN from the coding sequence ATGAGCCCTGAAATTCTGAGAGTAAAAACGGTATCCCAATATCATAAAATTAAAGGTCTGACCAGCCCGGATCATCCCTTAATTAGTGTCATTGATTTTGCAGATATTCGAAATCCAGAACAAGCGCAAAACACTACCTATATCTTTGATTTATATGCTGTTGCGCTGAAGCGAGGATTTAAGGGTAAGATGAAATACGGACAGCAGGAATATGATTTCGATGAGGGAGTTTTATCTTTTATCGCACCTGGACAGGTCTTTGCCTTTGATGTTAATCTTAATACAAATTTATCCGGATTTCTCATTCTATTTCACCCTGATTTCATCTGGAATACACCTCTGGCCAGAACCATTAAGAACTTCGAATTCTTTAATTATTCGGTAAATGAAGCGCTATTTCTTTCCGATAAGGAAGAGAATACCTTGAAGCATATTGCGAATACCATAAAGTCCGAATACAGTGCAAACATTGATGATTTCAGTCAGCAGCTAATCATCTCTCAGTTAGAATCTTTTCTGGTGTATTCAGATCGGTACTACCATAGACAATTTCTGACCAGGAAAAGGAGTAGTCATGCCATTTTAGATAGGATGGAAGAGGTTTTGAATGATTATCTCAATGGTCATCAGGTGATGGAGAATGGTATTCTTACGGTCACGTTTCTATCTGATCAGCTGCACGTTTCTGCCAGCTATTTGAGTAGGTTGCTAAAGACCATTACCGGTAAGTCTACCCAACAACATATTCACGATAAGCTCATTGAGGTGGCTAAAGTAAAGCTATCCACCACAGATATGTCCATCGGTGAGATAGCTGTGGAACTTGGTTTTGAACATTCACAATCTTTCAGCAAACTTTTTAAGTCTAAAACTAGCTACTCGCCATTGGAATTCAGGCAGTCCTTCAACTAA
- the dctP gene encoding TRAP transporter substrate-binding protein DctP: MNIIRNLCMNGITMSFSKASLIILFIMTLPFSLAAQKTLVYSDHQPLEGMRTKFLNEVFFPAIERESGGRLKIEAHWDGELAIAYKALGAVSDGSVDISTVVPEYTAKELPLHQIFKSFPVGPSGADQVAMFRKIYEEVPQFTEEFNQNNIVPIFLGTGYPVGFFSREPMENLDQLAGNKWRSASFWHLAFLENLGAVPVRMHWGNEIYEALKNKELDGIMVNVDSGYDLKVYEHAPYILASKDLWLGHLYPVAINKNTWEALDKQDQEAIQRAAVYAYKSLGKVMDKSFKAQMKTLKQEGATVRYLTKKEVEAFKVKTKYMQEQDRWAKEQQEAVPNVIEVMQAVRKIIGE; this comes from the coding sequence ATGAATATCATACGCAATTTATGTATGAATGGGATAACTATGTCCTTTTCTAAAGCATCACTAATCATCCTCTTTATCATGACGTTACCATTTTCCCTGGCAGCACAAAAGACCTTGGTTTACTCCGATCATCAGCCGTTGGAGGGTATGAGGACTAAGTTCTTAAATGAAGTGTTTTTTCCAGCCATAGAGCGTGAGTCGGGAGGTCGATTAAAAATAGAAGCTCACTGGGACGGAGAGCTGGCTATTGCCTATAAGGCACTTGGTGCGGTAAGCGATGGCAGCGTAGATATCTCAACTGTAGTGCCTGAATACACCGCGAAGGAACTGCCTCTGCATCAAATCTTTAAAAGCTTTCCTGTGGGCCCATCAGGAGCTGATCAGGTGGCGATGTTTAGGAAAATATATGAGGAAGTGCCTCAGTTTACCGAAGAGTTCAATCAGAATAATATTGTGCCGATTTTCCTGGGTACAGGTTATCCGGTTGGCTTCTTCAGCAGAGAACCGATGGAGAACCTTGATCAGCTTGCTGGAAATAAATGGCGCTCAGCGAGTTTCTGGCATCTTGCTTTTCTTGAAAATCTAGGGGCTGTGCCGGTAAGAATGCATTGGGGCAATGAAATTTACGAGGCTTTAAAAAATAAAGAGCTGGATGGTATTATGGTGAACGTAGACAGCGGATATGATTTGAAGGTGTATGAGCATGCGCCCTATATTCTGGCATCAAAGGATCTGTGGTTGGGGCATCTGTATCCTGTAGCCATCAATAAGAATACTTGGGAGGCGCTCGATAAGCAGGATCAGGAAGCTATTCAAAGAGCTGCAGTTTACGCTTATAAGTCACTAGGTAAGGTGATGGATAAGAGCTTCAAAGCGCAAATGAAGACGTTGAAGCAGGAGGGGGCTACCGTGCGGTATCTAACCAAGAAGGAAGTTGAAGCATTTAAAGTAAAAACGAAGTACATGCAGGAGCAAGACCGCTGGGCGAAAGAGCAGCAAGAAGCCGTACCTAATGTCATTGAAGTAATGCAGGCGGTGAGAAAGATTATTGGTGAATAA